One genomic window of Rhizomicrobium sp. includes the following:
- a CDS encoding YaiI/YqxD family protein has protein sequence MLEIFVDGDACPVKAEVERVAERHGLAVVIVSNGGLRPSRHPLVRHVTVAAGADAADDWIAEHAGEGDIVVTADIPLAARALKKGARALGPAGKPFTEAGIGMALGMRDLQRHLREATGGQTYNAGFTKEDRSRFLGALENEIQAVRRAFRNATPENDASS, from the coding sequence GTGCTTGAGATATTCGTCGACGGCGACGCCTGCCCGGTGAAGGCGGAAGTGGAGCGCGTGGCGGAACGCCATGGGCTCGCCGTCGTCATCGTCAGCAATGGTGGCCTGCGCCCCAGCCGCCATCCGCTGGTCCGGCATGTGACCGTGGCGGCCGGCGCCGACGCCGCCGACGACTGGATCGCCGAGCACGCCGGGGAGGGCGATATCGTCGTCACCGCGGACATCCCGCTCGCCGCGCGCGCCTTGAAGAAGGGCGCCCGCGCGCTAGGTCCGGCCGGCAAACCGTTCACCGAAGCCGGCATCGGCATGGCGCTGGGCATGCGCGATCTGCAGCGCCATCTGCGCGAGGCGACCGGCGGCCAGACCTACAATGCGGGCTTTACCAAGGAAGACCGCTCGCGCTTCCTGGGCGCTCTGGAGAATGAGATCCAGGCCGTCCGCCGCGCCTTCCGCAACGCCACGCCGGAAAACGACGCATCCTCGTGA
- a CDS encoding cobalamin-binding protein produces MPFPPRRIICLTEETVETLYLIGEQDRIVGVTGYAVRPPQVRKEKPRIAAFTTANIAKIVELRPDLVLAFSDLQADILAELARAGVAVHLFNQRDIAGILAMVRMTGALVGAPQKGEALAVRLAREVDAVRASAFGPRPRVYFEEWDDPLITSIGWVSELIEIAGGVDCFAHLRGRQAAKDRIVSSEDVIAARPDVIVASWCGKKVSREKIRGRPGWEDIPAVTQNRIVEIKSPLILQPGPAALTDGLAALRATIAGA; encoded by the coding sequence ATGCCGTTCCCGCCACGCCGTATCATCTGCCTCACGGAAGAGACCGTCGAGACGCTCTATCTGATCGGCGAACAGGATCGCATCGTGGGCGTCACCGGCTATGCGGTGCGTCCGCCACAAGTACGCAAAGAGAAACCGCGCATCGCCGCGTTCACCACCGCCAATATCGCCAAGATCGTGGAGCTGAGGCCGGACCTCGTGCTCGCCTTCAGCGATCTGCAGGCGGACATCCTGGCCGAACTCGCGCGCGCCGGCGTCGCGGTGCATCTCTTCAACCAGCGCGACATCGCCGGCATCCTGGCGATGGTTCGCATGACCGGTGCCCTGGTTGGCGCGCCGCAAAAGGGTGAGGCGCTGGCGGTCCGGCTCGCGCGCGAAGTGGACGCCGTCCGCGCGTCGGCGTTCGGGCCGAGGCCGCGCGTCTATTTCGAGGAATGGGACGACCCGCTGATCACCAGCATCGGCTGGGTGTCGGAACTGATCGAGATCGCCGGAGGCGTCGACTGCTTCGCGCATCTGCGCGGACGGCAGGCGGCCAAAGATCGGATCGTTTCCTCCGAAGACGTGATCGCTGCCAGGCCCGATGTGATCGTGGCGTCGTGGTGCGGCAAGAAGGTCTCGCGCGAGAAGATTCGCGGCCGTCCCGGATGGGAAGACATCCCGGCGGTGACGCAGAACCGCATCGTCGAGATCAAATCGCCGCTGATCCTTCAACCCGGTCCCGCAGCGCTGACCGACGGGCTCGCGGCCCTGCGCGCGACGATCGCGGGCGCCTGA
- a CDS encoding L,D-transpeptidase — translation MLRLRELAGAAAAGIVAMGIAAAVPFLANVHVAFRPDIAVRNVQLASAEANTALRVVMDGTLPPAPRKQPPAVPDPAVAQQADAADRLRGKIPSELFGYFDVYLYVSKAASGSLAQHMYVFHRDAANGLVFEQSFPVSTGRELHERYFTSTPVGLFELDPNRFERMHYSHTWHGAAMPWAMFLNATLHGRQTGVALHSASVHTAELGRRASGGCVRLPPDKAAELFNRFQSQERGMVPVFAYDAAHNRTSGDGVVLRDGQGHPILTPGFRVLVFIEDYEGGPALVAVVA, via the coding sequence ATGTTGCGCTTGAGGGAATTGGCGGGCGCCGCCGCCGCGGGCATCGTTGCGATGGGCATCGCCGCTGCCGTGCCTTTCCTGGCGAACGTTCACGTCGCCTTCCGGCCGGACATCGCCGTCCGCAACGTGCAATTGGCCTCGGCCGAAGCCAATACCGCGTTGCGCGTGGTCATGGACGGAACCCTGCCGCCGGCGCCGCGGAAGCAGCCCCCCGCCGTTCCCGATCCGGCCGTGGCGCAGCAGGCCGATGCCGCGGATCGCTTGCGCGGAAAAATCCCGTCCGAACTCTTCGGCTATTTCGACGTCTATCTCTATGTCAGCAAGGCGGCGTCGGGATCGCTGGCGCAGCACATGTACGTCTTCCACCGGGATGCCGCGAACGGCCTCGTCTTCGAACAGAGTTTCCCGGTCTCCACCGGGCGCGAATTGCACGAGCGCTATTTCACCTCGACGCCGGTGGGATTGTTCGAACTCGACCCCAATCGCTTCGAGCGCATGCACTACTCGCACACCTGGCACGGCGCGGCGATGCCGTGGGCGATGTTCCTAAACGCGACGCTGCACGGCCGGCAGACCGGCGTCGCGCTGCACTCGGCATCGGTGCACACCGCCGAGCTCGGCCGCCGTGCCTCGGGCGGTTGCGTCCGCCTGCCGCCCGACAAGGCGGCTGAGTTGTTCAACCGCTTCCAGTCGCAGGAGCGCGGCATGGTGCCGGTCTTCGCCTATGACGCCGCCCACAACCGCACCAGCGGTGACGGCGTCGTGCTGCGCGACGGCCAGGGCCATCCGATCCTGACGCCGGGCTTTCGCGTGCTGGTGTTCATCGAGGATTATGAGGGCGGACCGGCGCTGGTCGCCGTCGTCGCCTGA